The following proteins are co-located in the Dromiciops gliroides isolate mDroGli1 chromosome 2, mDroGli1.pri, whole genome shotgun sequence genome:
- the TNFAIP2 gene encoding tumor necrosis factor alpha-induced protein 2, whose translation MKMMTFFQTTLSDRLNSSMPPQHKSESSPPGRKPSAMSETESDTTSLTSSEDFSPHKEGGSTPYNEEEKKKKKGMRKMLDVFTKGIRRKSHPSSAAEVPEMEVKPDAPPPTVEELYSALKQGRLEMAHHLLPLERALGQDTTGMNEEDLICQQSKVEALYTLLREAVLHVVRRPLENEPGLLLQALNIILEQEQEDQRVAAEVREPPVLANTRPRCWLKLWQESVKDSVEERMTRPSSTTLDGARPEGMEAGSEAAQSFLHMGKTMKEDLLAVAQHLQPLYPAQFNVFRTYAKCYHNYFSAQLNSMVQFELNEQDTSLLLLWVQNLYPNEIINNPKLSGELQRADLGSLLPPKEICKLEVNFLSNEAANVQELMLRGLQLEVKRWSKDKEPMNLEGHFHSELPIDIIQIIAGAQVKAENISMALGKQIKPLLLAKLSSFLKSYHRAFADFVEKNKQQTHYRATIMANINNCLTFRTHIDKDSKALEKEPCGYIFHPLCEIEQSSFNILLQDLFVELKPLFKRLTQTRWAAHEETVAEIIKITRNCLPEFKALRKRYQEDIMEAIHLFLVKEYIIRLSKKRLVLRTADLQLNLAQQIMMDAKNIQCFCAQNESPATWLEPALPTLAEIIRLQDTSAIKIEVATFASHFPDFSKGHLGAILTIKGNLSNSEIKGIKSILDVSTSLTDSSKSLFSLIKDPPRSHEMVHSRRGVNQGWTKTLLSLTLIPSRLGAAC comes from the exons CCGGCTAAACTCTTCTATGCCACCCCAACATAAGTCTGAGTCCAGCCCTCCTGGCAGAAAGCCATCTgcaatgtcagagacagaatctGACACGACTTCACTGACCTCCTCCGAGGATTTCTCTCCCCATAAGGAGGGGGGCTCAACCCCATACaatgaagaggagaagaagaaaaagaaaggaatgagaaagatGCTTGATGTGTTTACCAAAGGGATAAGAAGGAAGAGTCATCCAAGCTCCGCTGCTGAAGTGCCAGAGATGGAGGTTAAGCCCGACGCCCCACCCCCTACAG TGGAAGAGCTCTACTCAGCACTAAAACAGGGGCGGCTGGAGATGGCGCATCACCTCCTGCCACTGGAACGGGCACTGGGACAGGACACAACTGGCATGAATGAGGAGGATCTAATCTGTCAGCAAAGCAAGGTGGAAGCTCTCTATACCCTGCTACGGGAAGCTGTGCTGCATGTGGTTCGCCGGCCTCTGGAGAACGAGCCGGGGCTGCTGCTCCAGGCCCTGAACATCATCCTGGAGCAGGAGCAAGAGGACCAAAGAGTAGCGGCCGAGGTAAGGGAACCCCCAGTCCTGGCAAACACCCGGCCCCGGTGTTGGCTCAAGCTATGGCAAGAGAGTGTGAAAGACTCTGTGGAGGAGCGGATGACTCGCCCCAGCTCCACAACCCTGGATGGAGCCAGGCCCGAAGGCATGGAGGCCGGCTCGGAGGCTGCCCAGAGCTTCCTGCACATGGGCAAGACAATGAAGGAAGACCTGCTGGCCGTAGCCCAGCACCTCCAGCCCCTCTACCCAGCCCAGTTCAATGTGTTCCGGACCTATGCCAAGTGCTATCATAACTACTTCTCAGCCCAACTCAACTCCATGGTTCAGTTTGAGCTTAATGAGCAAGACacctctctcctgcttctctggGTGCAGAACCTCTACCCAAA TGAAATTATCAACAATCCCAAGCTATCAGGAGAGCTTCAAAGAGCTGACTTGGGAAGTCTCCTTCCACCCAAAGAGATCTGCAAGCTGGAAGTCAATTTCCTATCTAATGAGGCG GCAAATGTCCAGGAATTGATGCTGCGGGGGCTGCAGCTAGAAGTGAAGAGATGGTCAAAGGACAAGGAGCCCATGAATCTAGAAGGGCACTTCCACAGCGAGCTCCCAATTGACATCATCCAG ATTATTGCTGGGGCACAAGTCAAGGCTGAGAACATCTCAATGGCCCTGGGCAAACAGATAAAACCGCTGTTGCTGGCTAAGCTCTCCTCCTTCCTGAAAAG CTACCATCGAGCCTTTGCAGACTTtgtggagaaaaacaaacaacagacaCATTATAGAGCCACCATCATGGCCAACATCAACAACTGCCTGACTTTCAG gACCCACATTGACAAGGATTCAAAGGCTCTAGAGAAGGAACCCTGCGGCTACATCTTTCACCCGCTGTGTGAAATTGAGCAAAGCAGTTTCAATATTCTGCTCCAGGACCTGTTTGTGGAACTAAAG CCTCTGTTCAAGAGACTGACACAGACTCGCTGGGCCGCTCATGAGGAAACGGTGGCAGAAATCATTAAGATCACCAGGAACTGTCTGCCAGAATTCAAGGCTCTAAGAAAACGGTACCAAGAG GACATCATGGAAGCTATCCACCTATTCCTGGTGAAGGAATACATCATCCGGCTCAGCAAGAAGCGGCTAGTGCTGAGGACCGCTGACCTTCAGCTAAACCTGGCCCAGCAGATCATGATGGATGCCAAGAATATCCAGTGCTTCTGTGCCCAGAAT gaATCTCCTGCAACTTGGCTAGAACCAGCCCTCCCTACCCTGGCAGAAATCATTCGTCTCCAGGATACGAGTGCCATCAAGATTGAGGTGGCAACGTTTGCCAGTCATTTCCCAGACTTCAG CAAAGGACATTTGGGAGCCATCCTGACTATCAAGGGCAACCTGAGCAACAGTGAGATCAAAGGCATCAAAAGCATCTTGGACGTTAGCACTTCGTTGACAGATTCCTCCAAGTCCTTATTTTCACTTATAAAG GATCCTCCTCGTTCCCATGAGATGGTCCACAGCAGGCGTGGTGTGAACCAGGGCTGGACCAAGACCCTCTTGAGCCTGACTCTGATACCCTCCCGCCTGGGAGCAGCCTGCTGA